The following proteins are co-located in the Heteronotia binoei isolate CCM8104 ecotype False Entrance Well chromosome 21, APGP_CSIRO_Hbin_v1, whole genome shotgun sequence genome:
- the BDNF gene encoding brain-derived neurotrophic factor isoform X2 codes for MTILFLSMVISYFSCMKAAPMKEVSIRGQGSLAYPGLRTQGTLEKLGGPNDASRGLTSLADTFEHVIEELLDEQQDIQPSKENKDADLYSSRVMLSSQVPLEPPLLFLLEEYKNYLDAANMSMRVRRHSDPARRGELSVCDSTSEWVTAAEKKTAVDMSGATVTVLEKVPVPKGQLKQYFYETKCNSKGYTKEGCRGIDKRYWNSQCRTTQSYVRALTMDNKKRVGWRFIRIDTSCVCTLTIKRGR; via the coding sequence ATGACCATCCTTTTCCTTAGTATGGTTATTTCATACTTCAGTTGCATGAAAGCTGCCCCAATGAAAGAAGTTAGTATCAGAGGACAAGGCAGCTTGGCTTATCCTGGTCTTCGGACACAGGGAACTCTGGAGAAACTAGGTGGGCCCAATGATGCCTCAAGAGGATTGACATCTTTGGCAGACACTTTTGAACATGTCATAGAGGAGCTCTTGGATGAGCAGCAGGACATCCAGCCCAGCAAGGAGAATaaagatgcagacttgtattcaTCTCGGGTTATGCTTAGCAGTCAAGTGCCTTTGGAGCCTCCACTGCTCTTTCTGCTTGAGGAGTATAAAAACTACTTGGATGCTGCAAACATGTCCATGAGGGTTCGGCGTCACTCTGATCCTGCTCGCCGTGGggagctgagtgtgtgtgacagtACTAGTGAGTGGGTAACAGCGGCTGAAAAAAAGACTGCAGTGGACATGTCAGGGGCAACGGTTACAGTTCTGGAAAAAGTCCCAGTACCCAAAGGCCAACTGAAGCAATATTTTTATGAGACCAAATGTAACTCCAAGGGTTATACAAAAGAAGGCTGCAGGGGCATAGACAAGAGGTACTGGAATTCCCAGTGCCGAACTACCCAGTCTTACGTGCGAGCTCTCACTATGGATAACAAAAAAAGAGTTGGATGGCGTTTTATAAGAATAGACACTTCCTGTGTTTGTACACTGACCATAAAAAGAGGAAGATAG
- the BDNF gene encoding brain-derived neurotrophic factor isoform X1: MFHQVKRVMTILFLSMVISYFSCMKAAPMKEVSIRGQGSLAYPGLRTQGTLEKLGGPNDASRGLTSLADTFEHVIEELLDEQQDIQPSKENKDADLYSSRVMLSSQVPLEPPLLFLLEEYKNYLDAANMSMRVRRHSDPARRGELSVCDSTSEWVTAAEKKTAVDMSGATVTVLEKVPVPKGQLKQYFYETKCNSKGYTKEGCRGIDKRYWNSQCRTTQSYVRALTMDNKKRVGWRFIRIDTSCVCTLTIKRGR, encoded by the coding sequence ttccACCAAGTGAAAAGAGTGATGACCATCCTTTTCCTTAGTATGGTTATTTCATACTTCAGTTGCATGAAAGCTGCCCCAATGAAAGAAGTTAGTATCAGAGGACAAGGCAGCTTGGCTTATCCTGGTCTTCGGACACAGGGAACTCTGGAGAAACTAGGTGGGCCCAATGATGCCTCAAGAGGATTGACATCTTTGGCAGACACTTTTGAACATGTCATAGAGGAGCTCTTGGATGAGCAGCAGGACATCCAGCCCAGCAAGGAGAATaaagatgcagacttgtattcaTCTCGGGTTATGCTTAGCAGTCAAGTGCCTTTGGAGCCTCCACTGCTCTTTCTGCTTGAGGAGTATAAAAACTACTTGGATGCTGCAAACATGTCCATGAGGGTTCGGCGTCACTCTGATCCTGCTCGCCGTGGggagctgagtgtgtgtgacagtACTAGTGAGTGGGTAACAGCGGCTGAAAAAAAGACTGCAGTGGACATGTCAGGGGCAACGGTTACAGTTCTGGAAAAAGTCCCAGTACCCAAAGGCCAACTGAAGCAATATTTTTATGAGACCAAATGTAACTCCAAGGGTTATACAAAAGAAGGCTGCAGGGGCATAGACAAGAGGTACTGGAATTCCCAGTGCCGAACTACCCAGTCTTACGTGCGAGCTCTCACTATGGATAACAAAAAAAGAGTTGGATGGCGTTTTATAAGAATAGACACTTCCTGTGTTTGTACACTGACCATAAAAAGAGGAAGATAG